From Paenibacillus graminis, a single genomic window includes:
- a CDS encoding proline--tRNA ligase, translating into MRQSNLLATTLREAPAEAETVNHQLLLRAGYIRQLAAGIYTYLPLGRRVLRKIETIVREEMDAAGAQEMLMPSMQPAELWKASERYEVYGKELMKLSDRHDREFVLGPTHEEVITSLVRGEVSSYRKLPITVYQVQTKFRDERRPRSGLMRGREFLMKDAYSFDTRWEGLDETYSRMYKAYQRIFDRCGLVYRAVQADAGAIGGEGETHEFMAISGIGEDTIAVCSACDYAANLEQAEVHAEAEAEAVQRNASTLPAAEKFHTPGIRTVDQLEQELQIEPEQVIKTLIYQGGGKIFAVLVRGDHEVNEVKVRNYIGASEIALADSKTVQAAAFVESGFVGPVGLTLTLLADQAVAAMSEGITGAGERDFHLRHVVPGRDFTLEHVADFRTAEEGESCPVCGKGVLHFQQGIEIGHIFKLGTKYSEKLGASVLDATGQSKPMIMGCYGIGISRLLAAVAEQNNDGQGLIWPAALAPYQVHILLMSVQDEVQTAAAEALYEQLAQLGIEVLLDDRDERAGVKFKDSALMGIPVTIVVGKAAAEQKVEYMDRRSNSKEVIGITEAVSRITSGRTVEG; encoded by the coding sequence ATGCGCCAAAGCAATCTGTTAGCAACCACACTGCGGGAAGCGCCTGCGGAGGCCGAAACCGTTAACCACCAGCTGCTGCTGCGTGCCGGATATATCCGCCAGCTGGCAGCCGGAATTTATACGTATCTGCCCCTGGGGCGGAGGGTCCTGCGCAAGATTGAAACTATCGTGCGGGAGGAAATGGACGCCGCCGGTGCGCAGGAAATGCTGATGCCTTCCATGCAGCCTGCAGAGCTGTGGAAGGCATCGGAGCGCTATGAGGTCTACGGAAAAGAACTGATGAAGCTGAGCGACCGTCATGACCGTGAATTTGTGCTGGGGCCAACCCATGAAGAGGTCATCACTTCTCTTGTGCGGGGCGAAGTTAGCTCGTACCGGAAATTGCCAATTACCGTCTATCAGGTCCAGACGAAATTCCGCGATGAGCGCCGTCCCCGTTCCGGTTTGATGCGGGGGAGAGAGTTCCTGATGAAGGACGCCTACTCTTTTGACACCCGCTGGGAAGGGCTGGATGAGACATACAGCAGGATGTATAAGGCGTATCAGCGGATTTTTGACCGCTGTGGTCTTGTCTACCGGGCGGTGCAAGCCGATGCCGGGGCGATAGGAGGCGAAGGGGAAACCCATGAATTCATGGCCATATCGGGCATAGGCGAAGATACGATTGCGGTATGTTCTGCATGTGATTATGCCGCTAACCTGGAGCAGGCTGAAGTTCATGCAGAGGCGGAGGCGGAGGCGGTTCAGCGGAACGCCAGCACTCTGCCTGCTGCCGAGAAATTTCACACCCCTGGAATCCGCACGGTTGATCAACTGGAACAGGAGCTGCAGATTGAACCGGAACAGGTGATCAAGACGCTGATCTATCAAGGCGGAGGCAAAATCTTTGCCGTGCTCGTTCGCGGGGATCATGAGGTAAATGAGGTCAAGGTCCGGAACTATATCGGAGCCAGTGAAATTGCTCTGGCTGATTCTAAGACTGTACAGGCTGCGGCCTTCGTTGAGAGCGGTTTTGTTGGACCGGTTGGGCTCACTTTGACTTTGCTGGCAGATCAGGCAGTAGCTGCAATGAGTGAAGGAATTACCGGAGCCGGAGAACGGGATTTCCACCTGCGCCATGTGGTGCCTGGCCGGGATTTCACTTTGGAACATGTGGCGGATTTCCGCACAGCAGAGGAAGGGGAGAGCTGCCCTGTTTGCGGGAAAGGTGTCCTGCATTTTCAGCAGGGAATTGAAATCGGGCATATCTTCAAGCTGGGGACGAAATACAGCGAGAAGCTGGGTGCTTCTGTTCTGGATGCCACCGGGCAGAGCAAACCGATGATTATGGGCTGCTATGGTATCGGAATTTCGCGTCTGCTGGCTGCGGTGGCTGAGCAGAACAACGATGGGCAGGGGCTTATCTGGCCTGCGGCATTGGCGCCATACCAGGTTCATATCCTGCTGATGTCGGTCCAAGACGAGGTGCAGACAGCGGCTGCAGAAGCTCTGTATGAACAGCTTGCCCAGCTTGGAATTGAAGTCTTGCTGGATGACAGGGATGAACGCGCAGGTGTGAAGTTCAAAGACTCGGCTCTGATGGGGATACCTGTAACCATTGTTGTAGGCAAGGCTGCAGCCGAGCAGAAAGTGGAATATATGGACCGGAGATCAAACAGCAAAGAGGTCATTGGCATAACAGAAGCGGTATCGCGAATTACTTCCGGCAGGACTGTTGAGGGGTAA
- a CDS encoding type IA DNA topoisomerase — MKTLIIAEKPDMGRNIAAAIEPKAKNYRSYLEGEQYIITWAIGHLIGLAEPEAYDSKYKKWNINDLPIIPEEFKLVPNARTLDQLKVIGELAKRSDLLVNSCDAGREGQHIFSLIQRHLKLSQPVKRLWISDLTPETIRKGFQELKDGSEYENLTKAAKARSEADWLIGMNGSRAFTTKHNVLLSVGRVQTPVLALIYDRQKTIEAFSSLKFFEVEGHFTQNEVVYKGMWQGERMTDGAKAEALAAKVKGKPARIASYEVKETKEYPNKLYDLTLLQREANGKYSFSAKKTLDLAQALYEKHKVISYPRTNSNYVTEQNIPEMHKTLSALQGTTYDEWVKGANRNLVHKGNKFICNPAKVEDHHAILPTNRKASGLSTDEAKLYDLIVRRFLSQFYPAAEYKVHTVITEVEGENFKTTVKELLSLGWKVIYGDQKKDKKPAKGKGKEEDEEEEIEVNEPFSIDSNAGVLCSDAVVKEKDTQPPKHYTEGTLLKAMESAGKQIEDEELRDAMKDSGLGTPATRAATIERLKNVGYVEMQGKKIAITQKGRTAIELIRGAGVELLTSPEMTGQWERRLNEIARGTAADSQFMANVKRFASMIVDKVRVQSRADRTSFEGETPSLRGGAKGRNAAGSGKAAEKPAPRKRSGEEGSTAAVKPVRSRQTSAGSASDTGPKIIGACPRPGCGGMIFMGRKGYGCSHYKEGCKFVIWKESYGRTLTDAQVKALIEKGKTGKLKLTAEDGTPLEGKLVLKSSDTGQLGIE, encoded by the coding sequence TTGAAGACACTTATTATTGCGGAGAAACCGGATATGGGGCGGAATATCGCCGCCGCAATAGAACCGAAGGCCAAAAACTACCGTTCTTATCTGGAAGGCGAGCAGTATATCATTACCTGGGCCATCGGTCATCTGATCGGTCTGGCCGAACCGGAAGCATATGATTCAAAGTACAAAAAATGGAACATTAACGACCTGCCGATCATTCCCGAGGAGTTCAAGCTGGTACCGAATGCGCGTACCCTGGATCAGCTGAAGGTGATTGGGGAGCTGGCAAAACGCAGCGACCTGCTGGTGAATTCCTGTGATGCCGGGCGTGAGGGGCAGCATATCTTTTCGCTGATTCAGCGGCATCTGAAGCTCAGCCAGCCTGTGAAGCGCCTGTGGATCTCCGACCTGACTCCGGAAACCATCCGCAAAGGGTTTCAGGAGCTGAAGGACGGATCGGAATATGAGAATTTGACTAAGGCCGCCAAGGCGCGCAGTGAGGCGGATTGGCTGATTGGGATGAATGGCTCGCGTGCGTTCACGACCAAGCATAATGTGCTGCTCTCGGTAGGCCGGGTGCAGACGCCTGTGCTTGCGCTGATTTATGACCGGCAGAAGACGATTGAAGCTTTCTCCTCGCTGAAATTTTTTGAAGTTGAAGGGCATTTTACCCAGAATGAAGTGGTATACAAAGGGATGTGGCAGGGGGAGCGGATGACCGACGGAGCGAAGGCTGAAGCGCTCGCTGCCAAGGTCAAGGGCAAGCCGGCCAGGATCGCATCCTACGAGGTGAAGGAGACTAAGGAATATCCGAACAAGCTGTATGACTTGACGCTGCTGCAGCGGGAAGCGAACGGCAAATATTCTTTTTCGGCAAAAAAAACGCTTGATCTCGCCCAGGCGCTTTACGAGAAGCATAAGGTGATTTCCTATCCGCGTACCAATTCGAACTATGTCACCGAACAGAATATTCCGGAAATGCATAAAACGCTTTCGGCGCTTCAGGGCACAACCTATGACGAGTGGGTAAAAGGGGCAAACCGGAATCTGGTGCACAAAGGCAACAAATTCATCTGCAACCCTGCCAAGGTTGAGGATCACCATGCCATACTCCCGACGAACCGCAAGGCTTCCGGACTGAGTACCGATGAGGCCAAGCTCTATGATCTGATTGTCCGCCGTTTTCTCTCACAGTTCTATCCGGCTGCTGAGTATAAGGTGCACACCGTTATTACTGAGGTGGAAGGCGAAAACTTCAAGACAACGGTCAAGGAACTACTGAGCCTGGGCTGGAAGGTCATCTACGGCGATCAGAAGAAGGATAAGAAGCCAGCCAAAGGCAAAGGCAAGGAGGAAGACGAGGAAGAGGAAATTGAGGTCAATGAGCCTTTCTCCATAGACTCGAATGCCGGTGTGCTCTGCAGCGATGCCGTGGTCAAAGAAAAGGACACCCAGCCGCCCAAGCACTATACCGAAGGAACCCTCTTAAAAGCAATGGAGAGCGCCGGCAAGCAGATTGAAGATGAAGAGCTGCGCGATGCCATGAAGGATTCTGGGCTGGGCACACCGGCTACCCGGGCGGCAACCATTGAACGGCTGAAGAATGTCGGTTATGTGGAGATGCAGGGTAAAAAAATAGCCATTACCCAAAAGGGCCGTACGGCCATTGAACTGATCCGCGGTGCAGGCGTTGAACTGCTGACTTCGCCGGAAATGACCGGGCAGTGGGAGCGGCGTCTGAATGAAATTGCCAGAGGAACAGCGGCAGACAGCCAGTTCATGGCGAATGTGAAACGCTTCGCCTCTATGATTGTGGATAAGGTCCGGGTGCAGTCCCGGGCGGACAGAACTTCCTTCGAAGGAGAGACACCTTCGCTCCGCGGTGGAGCCAAAGGCCGGAATGCTGCTGGTTCCGGCAAGGCGGCCGAAAAACCGGCGCCAAGGAAGCGCAGCGGGGAAGAGGGGAGCACGGCTGCTGTGAAGCCTGTCCGCAGCAGGCAGACTTCCGCCGGAAGTGCATCGGATACCGGGCCCAAGATCATTGGAGCCTGCCCGCGTCCGGGCTGCGGCGGCATGATTTTTATGGGCCGCAAAGGTTATGGCTGCTCCCATTACAAGGAAGGCTGCAAATTCGTTATCTGGAAAGAATCGTATGGCCGGACGCTTACCGATGCCCAGGTGAAGGCGCTGATCGAGAAGGGGAAGACCGGCAAGCTTAAGCTCACTGCAGAGGATGGCACACCGCTGGAGGGCAAGCTGGTGCTGAAGAGCAGCGATACCGGACAGCTCGGCATCGAGTAA